DNA from Asanoa sp. WMMD1127:
AGCCCAACCAGGTGGTGGCCAACCGGGTCGTCGGCGACGTCGAGGGCCGGGTCTGCCTGATCGTCGACGACATGATCGACACCGGCAGCACGATCTGCAAGGCGGCCGAGATCCTGCACGACAGCGGCGCCGCCGACGTGCTGGTCGCCGCCACCCACGCGCTGCTCTCCGACCCGGCGACCGAGCGCCTCAAGAACAGCCGGATCAGCGAGGTCGTCGTGACCAACACGCTGCCGCTGCCGCCCGAGAAGCGGCTCGACAAGATCACTTCGCTGTCGATCGCCCCGCTGCTGGCCCGCGCGATCCGCGAGGTCTTCGACGACGGGTCCGTTACCACCCTGTTCGGCGGGTTGAGCTAAATACGGCGGGGCCGGCGGTAAGGTGTCGCGCCGGCTCGGGTAGAGTACTGAGGTTGCCACGGCGAGGGTGACCCAGCTGGTTCTCAACATAGCCACGGGCGCCGTCATCGACGCGGTGTCCGGGCCAGCCCGCGCGCCTCTCGCCCGGCACCGCCGCCGACTTACGCAGCCCAGACCAAGATCCAGGAGTTCTCCCGTGTCCGAGGTAAAGATCGCCGCCGAGCCCCGCACCGAGTTCGGCAAGGGTGGTGCCCGCCGCACGCGCCGGGCCGGCCTGGTGCCCGCCGTGCTCTACGGCCACGGCGAGAAGCCCAAGCACATCGCGCTCCCCGCGCGTGAGTTCGCCGCCGCGATCCGCCACGGTGGCGCCAACCAGCTCTTCGCGATCGAGATCAGCGACGGCACCCAGGCCCTGGCCCTGCCGAAGGCGATCCAGCGCGACCCGGTGAAGGACAGCTTCGAGCACATCGACCTGCTGATCGTGCGCCGGGGCGAGAAGGTCACCGTCGACATCCCGGTCCAGCTCCTGGGCGAGGCCGCCGCCGGCACCCTGGTGGTGCACGAGAGCGACACGCTGTCGGTCAGCGCCGACGCGACCCGCCTGCCGGACCACTTCGAGGTCTCCATCGAGGGACTCGAGGCCGGTTCGAAGATCACCGCCGCCGACGTCCCGCTGCCCGAGGGCACCGAGCTCGTCGCCGACCCCGAGACCACGATCGCCGTCATCAGCGTCGCGCCGAGCGCCGAGGCGCTCGAGGGCGAGACCGCTGAGGGTGAGGCGGCCGAGGGCGAGGCCGCCGAGGGTGAGGCGCCCGCCGCCGAGGCGAGCGAGGAGTCGGCGAACGCCGCCTCCTGACGATCAGGTCTGCGTCTGCGCGAAAGGCCCCTTCCGGTGCACACCGGGAGGGGCCTTCGCCAACTCTGTTGCGTCAACCGGGAGAATGACAAGCGTGGAAGCGACAGCGCCCTTCCTCGTGGTGGGA
Protein-coding regions in this window:
- a CDS encoding 50S ribosomal protein L25/general stress protein Ctc, with the protein product MSEVKIAAEPRTEFGKGGARRTRRAGLVPAVLYGHGEKPKHIALPAREFAAAIRHGGANQLFAIEISDGTQALALPKAIQRDPVKDSFEHIDLLIVRRGEKVTVDIPVQLLGEAAAGTLVVHESDTLSVSADATRLPDHFEVSIEGLEAGSKITAADVPLPEGTELVADPETTIAVISVAPSAEALEGETAEGEAAEGEAAEGEAPAAEASEESANAAS